One stretch of Planococcus sp. PAMC 21323 DNA includes these proteins:
- the scpB gene encoding SMC-Scp complex subunit ScpB has product MKTNLSSKIEALLFVAGDDGLTLKQLQFLTEVSHEELQVGINELDERYRSSVSGIALKELAGVFQLVTKQEVAETIQKLVENPTVQSLSQASLEVLAIIAYKQPITRIEVEDLRGVKSEKALQTLTAKGLVQEAGRVEGTGRAILYATTKEFLNYLGLKNLEELPPLPEETASDLDEDTDLFMTNFQQTFKEEVKV; this is encoded by the coding sequence ATGAAGACGAATCTTTCGAGTAAAATAGAAGCTTTACTTTTTGTGGCTGGAGACGATGGTCTAACTTTAAAGCAACTTCAATTTTTAACAGAAGTAAGCCACGAAGAATTACAAGTAGGAATCAATGAGTTAGATGAAAGATACCGTTCGTCAGTAAGCGGCATAGCATTAAAAGAATTGGCAGGGGTTTTTCAATTAGTTACTAAACAGGAAGTTGCTGAAACAATTCAAAAACTAGTCGAAAATCCAACCGTTCAATCTTTGTCACAAGCTTCGTTAGAAGTATTAGCGATAATTGCTTATAAACAACCAATTACACGAATAGAAGTTGAAGACTTACGTGGAGTGAAAAGTGAAAAAGCGCTTCAAACATTAACTGCAAAAGGTTTAGTTCAAGAAGCGGGTCGTGTTGAAGGAACAGGGCGTGCCATTTTGTATGCTACAACAAAAGAGTTTTTAAATTATCTTGGTTTAAAAAACCTTGAAGAACTTCCGCCATTACCAGAAGAAACAGCAAGTGATTTGGATGAAGATACCGACCTTTTTATGACGAATTTTCAACAAACCTTTAAAGAAGAAGTGAAAGTATAA